A genomic region of Seriola aureovittata isolate HTS-2021-v1 ecotype China chromosome 21, ASM2101889v1, whole genome shotgun sequence contains the following coding sequences:
- the eif3c gene encoding eukaryotic translation initiation factor 3 subunit C produces the protein MSRFFATGSDSESEESSSGSEITPKAPGTTFKQSLLLSDDEEDTKRVVRSAKDKRFEELTNLIKTIRNAMKIRDMAKCLEEFEQLCRAFLKSKNIVDKEGVPAFYIRLLADLEDYLNQLWEDKEGKKKMNKNNAKALSTLRQKIRKYNRDYETEIAAYKENPQESADEEEEKEPEDSGSSSDSDAEGGDDGVSAKSFLKKKPEAAPEASKFLKSAKGSGDESSSSDEDDDDEDWGSDTIDSGSESSDEGEGKSASLAVVFLKKTQETEKSSEKKIQKKKKPKKKERLEEEAEEEGGEEVEGGWEKVKGGVPLVKEKPKMFAKGTEINTTVVVKKLSEILQARGKKGTDRAAQIELLHALAAIAAEHNLGQGILVKIKFNIIASLYDYNPNLAAFMKADMWKKCLDCIDELLDILFEHNNIFIGENIAEDSENLAVSEQPFRVRGCVLTLVERMDEEFTKIMQNTDPHSQEYVDNLKDEGRVCGIIDRLLDYLENKGSTEEICRIYLRRIMHTYYKFDYKAHRRSLGIQGETKSEQDQEESEGEDSAVIMDRLCKFIYAKDRTDRIRTCAILCHIYHHALHSRWYQARDLMLMSHLQDNIQHADPPVQILYNRTMVQLGICAFRQGMIKDAHNALLDIQSSGRAKELLGQGLLMRNMQERNAEQEKIEKRRQVPFHMHINLELLECVYLVSAMLLEIPYMAAHEFDARRRMISKQFHHQLRVGERQPLLGPPESMREHVVAASKAMKMGDWRTCHSFIINEKMNSKVWDLFPETQRVREMLVRKIQEESLRTYLFTYSSVYDSISMETLSEMFELEIPTVHSIISKMIINEELMASLDQPTQTVVMHRTEPTSLQNMALQLAEKLGGLVENNERVFDLKQGVYGGYFNRDQKGGYQQKQSYQRDQKGGYQQKQGGYQRGGYRNQNQSNY, from the exons ATGTCTCGTTTCTTTGCCACCGGGTctgacagtgagtcagaggagTCCTCATCTGGAAGTGAGATCACCCCCAAAGCACCCGGGACAACTTTCAAGCA gTCCTTGCTTCTtagtgatgatgaggaagacACTAAGAGAGTGGTGCGCAGCGCCAAAGACAAAAG ATTTGAGGAGTTGACCAACCTCATCAAGACTATCCGCAATGCTATGAAGATTCGTGACATGGCCAAATGTCTGGAGGAGTTTGAGCAGTTATGTCGAGCCTTcctcaaaagcaaaaatatagTGGACAAAGAGGGTGTTCCTGCTTTTTATATCCGCCTTCTGGCCGACCTGGAGGACTATCTGAACCAG CTGTGGGAGGACAAAGAGGGCAAGAAGaagatgaacaaaaacaacGCCAAAGCCCTTAGTACACTGCGTCAGAAGATCCGCAAGTACAACAGAGATTATGAGACAGAAATCGCTGCGTACAAGGAG AACCCACAGGAGTctgcagatgaagaggaagagaaggagccAGAGGATTCTG GCTCCTCTTCTGACAGTGACGCGGAGGGAGGTGATGATGGCGTATCAGCCAAGTCTTTCTTGAAGAAAAAGCCTGAAGCTGCTCCAGAGGCCAGCAAGTTCCTCAAGTCTGCCAAGGGATCTGGG GATGAGTCCTCTTCtagtgatgaggatgatgatgatgaagactgGGGCTCAGACACGATAGACAGTGGCAGTGAGAGCTCAGATGAAGGGGAAGGAAAGAGCGCTTCCCTGGCTGTGGTCTTCCTCAAGAA GACCCAGGAGACTGAGAAGTCCAGCGAAAAGAAgattcagaagaagaagaagcccaAGAAGAAAGAGCGGctagaggaggaggctgaggaggagggaggagaggaggttgAGGGAGGCTGGGAGAAGGTGAAGGGAGGCGTCCCCCTGGTCAAG GAAAAGCCTAAGATGTTTGCCAAAGGCACAGAGATCAACACAACAGTGGTGGTGAAGAAGCTGAGTGAGATCCTGCAAGCCAGAGGCAAAAAGGGCACAGACAG GGCTGCCCAGATTGAACTGCTCCATGCTCTGGCAGCCATCGCTGCTGAGCATAACTTGGGCCAAGGTATCCTGGTCAAGATTAAGTTCAACATCATTGCTTCCCTGTATGACTACAACCCCAACTTGGCAGCTTTCATGAAG GCCGATATGTGGAAGAAGTGCCTGGATTGTATAGATGAGCTGCTGGACATCCTCTTTGAGCACAACAACATCTTCATCGGGGAGAACATTGCAGAGGACAGTGAGAATCTGGCCGTCTCCGAACAG CCATTCAGGGTGCGTGGCTGCGTCTTAACGCTGGTGGAGAGGATGGATGAAGAGTTTACCAAGATCATGCAGAACACTGATCCCCACTCACAAG AATATGTTGACAATCTGAAGGATGAGGGACGGGTTTGTGGCATCATTGACCGGCTGCTGGACTACTTGGAGAACAAGGGCAGCACAGAGGAGATTTGCCGCATCTATCTGCGCAGGATCATGCACACCTACTACAAGTTTGACTACAAGGCCCACCGGCGCAGCCTGGGCATCCAGGGAGAGACCAAG TCCGAGCAGGACCAGGAGGAGAGCGAGGGGGAGGACAGCGCTGTGATCATGGACCGTCTCTGCAAGTTCATCTACGCCAAGGATCGCACCGACCGTATCCGTACCTGCGCTATCCTCTGCCACATTTACCACCACGCTCTGCATTCACGCTGGTACCAGGCCCGCGACCTGATGCTGATGAGCCACCTGCAGGACAATATCCAGCACGCTGACCCACCTGTACAG aTCCTTTACAACAGAACCATGGTCCAACTGGGCATCTGCGCTTTTAGGCAGGGCATGATTAAAGATGCCCACAATGCCCTGCTGGATATCCAGTCCTCTGGCCGCGCCAAGGAGCTGCTGGGTCAGGGTCTGCTCATGAGGAACATGCAGGAGAGGAACGCCGAGCAGGAGAAAATTGAAAAGAGAAGACAA GTGCCATTCCATATGCACATCaacctggagctgctggagtgtGTGTACCTGGTGTCAGCCATGCTGCTGGAAATCCCCTACATGGCCGCCCATGAGTTTGATGCCCGCCGCAGGATGATCAGCAAGCAGTTCCATCACCAGCTGagggtgggagagagacagCCACTGCTGG GACCCCCAGAGAGCATGAGGGAGCATGTGGTGGCCGCCAGCAAGGCCATGAAGATGGGAGACTGGCGTACCTGCCACTCATTCATCATCAATGAGAAGATGAACAGTAAGGTGTGGGACCTGTTTCCTGAGACGCAGAGAGTACGCGAGATGCTTGTCAG GAAGATCCAAGAGGAGTCTCTGAGGACTTATCTGTTCACGTACAGCAGTGTGTACGACTCCATCAG CATGGAGACACTATCTGAGATGTTTGAGTTGGAAATACCCACAGTTCACAGCATCATCAGCAAGATGATCATCAACGAGGAGCTGATG GCATCACTTGACCAGCCCACACAGACTGTTGTGATGCACCGCACAGAGCCCACCTCCCTGCAGAACATGGCTCTGCAGCTCGCTGAGAAACTGGGCGGCTTGGTGGAGAACAACGAGCGCGTCTTCGACCTCAAACAGGGTGTCTACGGAGGCTACTTCAACAGAG ATCAAAAAGGTGGCTACCAACAGAAACAGTCCTACCAGAGAG ATCAGAAAGGTGGATACCAGCAGAAACAGGGGGGCTACCAGCGAGGCGGCTACAGAAATCAAAACCAAAGCAACTACTGA
- the prodh2 gene encoding hydroxyproline dehydrogenase isoform X1, translating to MMCSRLRPSLSHLLSLRLLGTAAPRTAAARRSDLLSATLAFEDPSAFRVKSLGELLRALGIFRLCSFPVLVNHCGKLMSVARTFLGRRGFSLLLRPTVYAQFVAGENEREISQSMEKMSLLGLRPMLAVPIEEDLGESTGEKRYDDNMEAMLECVQMSHSNAWSRDPMMQLKITALLSPELCVKLTTLIAKQPYDLNLVVRAMDGEPISFPGLDESEVAHFLCGLQRLNKIAEASVNKVRVLVDAEYTYMNPALSLVTMAMMKKFNKDGAWIWNTYQCYLKESRSLLLDALCLSKNEGFCLGVKLVRGAYMDKERKLAEKEGCLDPIHQCWEDTNDSYNGSLDVMLEVISQKPERYRIIVATHNEESVRRAAKRMEELGIDKDGGAVCFGQLLGMCDHVSLTLAKEGYAVYKSVPYGSVEDTLPYLVRRAQENRTVLQGIRKERDLLRKELRRRLRLSK from the exons ATGATGTGCTCTCGCTTGCGCCCCTCACTCTCTCACCTCTTGTCGCTGAGGCTGCTGGGTACTGCAGCCCCCAGGACGGCGGCTGCCAGGCGGTCCGACCTTCTCTCAGCGACTCTGGCCTTTGAGGATCCCAGTGCCTTCAGGGTGAAGAGTTTGGGTGAGCTGCTCCGTGCTCTGGGAATCTTCCGCCTCTGCTCCTTCCCTGTGCTGGTTAACCACTGTGGGAAG ctAATGTCTGTAGCACGCACCTTCCTGGGGAGGAGGGGGTTTTCCTTGCTGCTGCGGCCCACTGTATATGCTCAGTTTGTGGCcggagagaatgagagagagatcTCTCAGTCCATGGAGAAGATGAGCTTGCTGGGGCTGAGGCCCATGCTGGCGGTACCTATCGAGGAGGATCTTGGAGAAAGCACAGG agagaagagatatGATGACAACATGGAGGCCATGCTGGAATGTGTGCAAATGTCCCACAGCAACGCCTGGAGCAGAGACCCCATGATGCAGCTGAAGATCACAGCCTTGCTCAGCCCGGAGCTGTGT GTGAAACTCACAACCCTGATCGCAAAACAACCATATGACCTGAATCTCGTTGTGAGAGCCATGGATGGAGAG CCAATCAGTTTCCCCGGTTTAGATGAAAGTGAAGTCGCCCACTTCCTCTGTGGTCTGCAGAGACTCAACAAAATAGCAGAG GCTAGTGTAAACAAAGTCCGAGTCCTGGTTGATGCAGAGTACACCTACATGAACCCCGCCCTCTCTCTTGTCACCATGGCGATGATGAAGAAGTTTAACAAAGATGGTGCCTGGATTTGGAACACATATCAGTGTTACCTGAAG GAGTCCAGGTCCCTCCTGTTAGACGCTCTGTGTCTGTCCAAGAACGAGGGTTTCTGTCTGGGAGTCAAGCTGGTACGCGGAGCCTACATGGACAAAGAGAGGAAGCTGGCAGAGAAAGAGGGTTGTCTGGACCCCATCCACCAGTGCTGGGAGGACACCAATGACAG ttatAACGGCTCTCTGGATGTGATGCTGGAAGTCATATCCCAGAAACCCGAGCGCTACAGGATCATAGTCGCCACTCACAACGAGGAGTCAGTAAGACGAGCCGCCAAACG GATGGAAGAGTTGGGGATAGACAAAGATGGAGGTGCAGTGTGTTTCGGCCAGCTGCTGGGCATGTGTGATCACGTTTCCCTCACTCTTG cTAAGGAGGGTTACGCTGTGTACAAGTCAGTACCATACGGCTCAGTGGAGGACACGCTGCCCTACCTGGTGCGTCGGGCTCAGGAGAATCGCACTGTGTTGCAGGGAATCCGCAAAGAGAGGGACCTACTGAGGAAAGAGCTCCGTCGGAGACTCCGCCTGAGCAAGTAG
- the prodh2 gene encoding hydroxyproline dehydrogenase isoform X2: MMCSRLRPSLSHLLSLRLLGTAAPRTAAARRSDLLSATLAFEDPSAFRVKSLGELLRALGIFRLCSFPVLVNHCGKLMSVARTFLGRRGFSLLLRPTVYAQFVAGENEREISQSMEKMSLLGLRPMLAVPIEEDLGESTGEKRYDDNMEAMLECVQMSHSNAWSRDPMMQLKITALLSPELCVKLTTLIAKQPYDLNLVVRAMDGEPISFPGLDESEVAHFLCGLQRLNKIAEASVNKVRVLVDAEYTYMNPALSLVTMAMMKKFNKDGAWIWNTYQCYLKESRSLLLDALCLSKNEGFCLGVKLVRGAYMDKERKLAEKEGCLDPIHQCWEDTNDSYNGSLDVMLEVISQKPERYRIIVATHNEESDGRVGDRQRWRCSVFRPAAGHV; the protein is encoded by the exons ATGATGTGCTCTCGCTTGCGCCCCTCACTCTCTCACCTCTTGTCGCTGAGGCTGCTGGGTACTGCAGCCCCCAGGACGGCGGCTGCCAGGCGGTCCGACCTTCTCTCAGCGACTCTGGCCTTTGAGGATCCCAGTGCCTTCAGGGTGAAGAGTTTGGGTGAGCTGCTCCGTGCTCTGGGAATCTTCCGCCTCTGCTCCTTCCCTGTGCTGGTTAACCACTGTGGGAAG ctAATGTCTGTAGCACGCACCTTCCTGGGGAGGAGGGGGTTTTCCTTGCTGCTGCGGCCCACTGTATATGCTCAGTTTGTGGCcggagagaatgagagagagatcTCTCAGTCCATGGAGAAGATGAGCTTGCTGGGGCTGAGGCCCATGCTGGCGGTACCTATCGAGGAGGATCTTGGAGAAAGCACAGG agagaagagatatGATGACAACATGGAGGCCATGCTGGAATGTGTGCAAATGTCCCACAGCAACGCCTGGAGCAGAGACCCCATGATGCAGCTGAAGATCACAGCCTTGCTCAGCCCGGAGCTGTGT GTGAAACTCACAACCCTGATCGCAAAACAACCATATGACCTGAATCTCGTTGTGAGAGCCATGGATGGAGAG CCAATCAGTTTCCCCGGTTTAGATGAAAGTGAAGTCGCCCACTTCCTCTGTGGTCTGCAGAGACTCAACAAAATAGCAGAG GCTAGTGTAAACAAAGTCCGAGTCCTGGTTGATGCAGAGTACACCTACATGAACCCCGCCCTCTCTCTTGTCACCATGGCGATGATGAAGAAGTTTAACAAAGATGGTGCCTGGATTTGGAACACATATCAGTGTTACCTGAAG GAGTCCAGGTCCCTCCTGTTAGACGCTCTGTGTCTGTCCAAGAACGAGGGTTTCTGTCTGGGAGTCAAGCTGGTACGCGGAGCCTACATGGACAAAGAGAGGAAGCTGGCAGAGAAAGAGGGTTGTCTGGACCCCATCCACCAGTGCTGGGAGGACACCAATGACAG ttatAACGGCTCTCTGGATGTGATGCTGGAAGTCATATCCCAGAAACCCGAGCGCTACAGGATCATAGTCGCCACTCACAACGAGGAGTCA GATGGAAGAGTTGGGGATAGACAAAGATGGAGGTGCAGTGTGTTTCGGCCAGCTGCTGGGCATGTGTGA
- the tbx6 gene encoding T-box transcription factor TBX6, with protein MPLYPPTCDVAAKALPPRLLAPPPVPNEPVTKTQKDEVKMDLENAFLWKQFSSVGTEMIITKKGRRMFPGLRLKLSGLNPSLRYILLLDIVPVDNSRYRFQGGGWQAVGGAEARLPDRVFIHPDSPATGAHWQSRTISFHFAKLTNNTLDSQGHIILHSLHRYQPRVHVIEARDVLRWGGGQHSFVFPETQFITVTAYQNNKITELKINANPFAKGFREDGMNSKKQRDARQKRKVTVLTETLDIVNCDPCDSTELLTQPTSTSSTDLQALALASLPPLPDPSCGYRPQEASYRDTLVPQQQLDLGQAFMASQMSDISISMANGMQDTPGSEVANSIIERSDTMGEAAYTSSFPAAQANSSSFPSAPLPQSSSSFPSLPISDPSDTSDPQPSISPIDYPSILSSSPTLSSSTTTTPSLQQTSFTFPTPPPSNSSSPQPLLPSSSSSSSPSANTYHTIRPHATTDASFPAPPSACQTGLQDQISAHSLLTQPSQPLQGQPVTSGNNSPSDQSSAAFIYPNILPPNPDPAPAAAHPHPNQNQLLAPNLPCSLPTHGAATSFAFPSVPPHMQNLSFSNVSPSPAHPALHLPNLSHQAPAPSLAAAFPPSSFTHPSSSLPHPPFQPSSCLAVPSSFQQSVSSTPTAHPQNLPNPSASSSYPPVELGGIPQFNPPAPYRPEMVLHHPSLLPQLDPSLPSSTPPPALYPAFPSYPLRLCQDPHSSLSIPFRHLYRQHQHGHAHPQGSYMMDMSTRPMF; from the exons ATGCCACTGTACCCTCCCACCTGTGACGTTGCAGCTAAAGCCCTGCCCCCGAGGCTTCTGGCCCCTCCCCCTGTCCCCAATGAGCCTGTCACCAAAACCCAAAAAGATGAGGTGAAGATGGACCTGGAGAACGCGTTCTTATGGAAACAGTTCAGCTCGGTGGGCACGGAGATGATCATCACAAAGAAGGGCAG ACGAATGTTTCCCGGGCTGAGGTTGAAGCTGTCAGGCCTGAATCCATCTCTACGTTACATCCTCCTCTTGGACATCGTCCCAGTGGACAACTCCCGCTATCGTTTCCAAGGCGGTGGCTGGCAGGCTGTTGGCGGGGCGGAAGCTCGGCTACCAGACCGGGTGTTCATCCACCCAGACTCCCCCGCCACAGGTGCTCACTGGCAGAGCCGCACCATCTCCTTCCACTTCGCCAAGCTCACCAACAACACACTGGACTCACAGGGACAT aTCATCCTACACTCGCTGCATCGCTACCAGCCCAGGGTTCATGTAATTGAAGCCAGAGACGTGCTGAGGTGGGGCGGAGGGCAGCACTCCTTTGTTTTCCCTGAGACCCAGTTTATCACAGTCACCGCCTACCAGAACAACAAG aTCACAGAGCTGAAGATCAACGCCAACCCCTTCGCTAAAGGCTTCCGAGAGGATGGCATGAACAGCAAAAA GCAAAGAGATGCAAGACAGAAGCGCAAAGTAACTGTCTTGACAGAGACCTTGGATATTG TGAACTGTGACCCATGCGACTCTACTGAGCTTCTGACGCAacccaccagcaccagcagcacagacCTGCAGGCCCTCGCTCTGGCCTCCCTGCCACCACTGCCTGATCCCTCCTGTGGGTACAGACCACAGGAGGCCTCCTATCGGGACACGCTGgtcccacagcagcagctcgaCCTCGGTCAGGCATTCATGGCATCCCAGATGTCTGACATCAGCATTTCCATGGCCAACGGGATGCAGGACACACCGGGGAGCGAGGTGGCAAATAGTATAATTGaaag atCAGACACTATGGGTGAAGCAGCTTATACCTCCAGCTTCCCTGCTGCTCAGGCcaactcctcctctttcccctcagctcctcttcctcagtcatcctcctctttcccctccctccccatctCCGACCCCTCAGACACATCCGATCCCCAGCCCTCCATCTCTCCTATCGACTATCCCTccattctctcctcctcacccacgctctcctcctccaccaccaccactccctctctgcagcagacCTCCTTCACCTTCCCCACTCCGCCTCCTTCAAACTCCTCCTCGCCACAGCcactccttccctcctcctcctcctcctcctctccctccgcCAACACCTATCACACCATCAGGCCCCACGCGACGACAGACGCCTCCTTTCCTGCCCCACCCTCGGCATGTCAGACAGGTCTGCAGGACCAAATATCCGCTCATTCTCTGCTCACTCAGCCCAGTCAGCCACTGCAGGGTCAACCTGTTACCAGTGGAAATAATTCACCCAGCGATCAAAGCTCAGCAGCATTTATCTACCCAAATATCCTGCCTCCAAATCCGGATCCTGCTCCAGCTGCCGCTCATCCTCACCCCAACCAAAACCAACTACTGGCTCCCAATCTGCCGTGCTCCCTACCCACCCACGGTGCCGCCACGTCGTTTGCCTTCCCCTCTGTCCCTCCACACATGCAAAATCTCTCCTTTTCGAATGTATCTCCCAGCCCTGCCCACCCTGCCTTGCACCTCCCAAATCTCAGCCATCAAGCCCCAGCTCCCTCCCTTGCTGctgccttccctccctcctccttcactcatCCATCATCCTCCCTTCCTCACCCTCCTTTCCAACCCTCCTCTTGCTTGGCTGTCCCCTCTTCTTTCCAGCAGTCCGTCTCCTCCACTCCAACCGCCCATCCTCAGAACTTGCCCAATCCTTCTGCGTCCTCCTCATACCCTCCGGTTGAACTAGGTGGCATCCCTCAGTTCAACCCCCCTGCCCCCTATCGCCCAGAGATGGTGCTGCACCACccgtctctcctccctcagctggatccatctcttccctcctccacccctcccccgGCCCTCTACCCAGCCTTTCCGTCCTACCCTCTCCGCCTGTGTCAGGACCCTCACTCGTCCCTCTCCATCCCTTTCAGGCATCTGTACAGACAACACCAACACGGCCACGCCCACCCCCAGGGGTCCTACATGATGGACATGAGCACGAGAccaatgttttaa